In Gracilimonas sp., a single window of DNA contains:
- a CDS encoding carboxypeptidase regulatory-like domain-containing protein, whose amino-acid sequence MKKLLLHCFTLLSITLFVFGCTQSDDELAVVQGYVTDSQTGNSIENATIQVTSPAELSNLFVRSDETGNYNMGDIEVEEVTELTLTASASEYNDETRSLNIAPGDNITGFDFELLSENASSDDGTDEVVGEAGGPAQIELIPMSNTSINVAETGGITSTTFTFVVKDSANRKVDRDHEVLFEIIRGPGGGEYITPESALTNGEGRVTSALVSGDSSGTVRVEARIERPDVGLTIRSTPVIVSISSGFPHPDNFNVAPRVYNFDAYSHIDETYTNVITASVGDKKGNPVKVGTAVYFSAQYGGLVNGSATTNENGYASVNLSANGSTPQNHPMGVGFIDVIAQTVDKDNNYIEKDVTMLLTTREASISVTPGTFNIGNGGTETFDVVITDLNGNPMATNTQISVTAEPGLTAGGDIVDLQLPNYLTPGPGRTEFSLTISDDDANEIVSEDGSFTIKVETPSGGVTTKTISGQRAKTN is encoded by the coding sequence ATGAAAAAATTACTTCTACATTGCTTTACACTTTTATCAATAACACTTTTCGTTTTTGGATGTACTCAATCGGATGATGAACTGGCTGTCGTCCAAGGATATGTGACTGACTCGCAAACGGGGAATTCAATTGAAAATGCGACTATACAAGTTACCTCTCCAGCTGAACTAAGTAATCTATTTGTAAGATCCGATGAAACCGGAAATTATAATATGGGTGATATTGAAGTGGAAGAAGTCACAGAATTAACCTTAACTGCCTCTGCTTCAGAATATAATGATGAAACAAGAAGCCTAAATATAGCTCCAGGTGACAATATTACCGGTTTTGATTTTGAATTACTTTCGGAGAATGCAAGCAGCGATGATGGCACCGACGAAGTTGTAGGAGAAGCTGGCGGGCCTGCTCAAATTGAATTGATACCAATGAGTAATACATCAATTAATGTTGCGGAGACAGGAGGAATTACAAGCACCACCTTTACATTTGTAGTAAAAGATTCGGCAAATCGAAAAGTAGATCGTGACCATGAAGTTCTTTTTGAGATTATTAGAGGCCCGGGCGGAGGCGAATATATTACACCTGAGTCTGCTTTAACTAATGGTGAAGGCCGTGTTACCTCAGCGTTGGTAAGTGGAGATTCATCGGGTACTGTTCGTGTTGAAGCCAGGATCGAGCGTCCTGATGTTGGTTTGACTATTCGTTCAACTCCTGTAATTGTATCCATTAGCAGTGGCTTTCCACACCCGGATAATTTCAACGTTGCTCCACGGGTTTATAATTTTGATGCCTACTCTCATATCGATGAAACTTATACTAACGTTATCACAGCAAGTGTTGGTGATAAAAAAGGAAATCCGGTAAAAGTTGGGACAGCGGTATATTTCTCTGCTCAATATGGAGGTCTTGTAAATGGAAGCGCAACTACCAATGAAAACGGATACGCATCAGTGAATCTTTCAGCTAATGGAAGTACTCCTCAAAATCACCCTATGGGAGTTGGGTTTATAGATGTCATAGCGCAAACTGTAGATAAAGACAACAATTATATTGAAAAAGACGTAACAATGCTTCTTACTACCCGAGAAGCCAGTATTTCCGTTACACCCGGCACTTTTAATATTGGTAATGGAGGTACTGAAACTTTTGATGTAGTCATTACAGATTTGAATGGAAACCCAATGGCAACTAATACACAGATTTCTGTTACAGCAGAACCTGGTTTAACCGCAGGTGGAGATATTGTTGACTTACAATTACCTAATTATCTTACCCCCGGCCCGGGACGTACTGAATTTTCTTTGACTATTTCTGATGATGATGCAAATGAAATAGTTAGTGAAGATGGAAGTTTTACAATCAAAGTAGAAACCCCATCCGGTGGTGTAACAACCAAAACTATTTCCGGTCAAAGGGCTAAAACAAATTAA
- a CDS encoding MFS transporter has product MTKKQDGNPYVIIFALWLLVFAASSQVMIISPILPRISEQLGTPLEILGNLVTVYAVMVGFFAIIMGPLSDKIGRRKILLIGTGGISFFLFLHGFVDTFFELLLVRALAGMAGGVLSGSAVAYVGDYFPYEKRGWANGWIMSGIAMGQILGIPLGTLLADLSGFRIPFVLFGAIMALTFLLILFKVPQPNVQLSAEKVTFKGSLTKYYDLLKRAEVRAVAFSYVLMFLSISVFVVYLPTWLEETFGVSGTAIASLFFVGGIANVITGPIAGKISDRIGRKKIIIISCIGLSMVMLITTYVITDFWIAYVIFFATMVLIAMRISPFQALSTQLIKSDNRGSLMSLLVAIGQVGYGVGGSVAGPFYVKSGYVSNTIVGAVMILIMAYVVWRHVPEPELKAHQ; this is encoded by the coding sequence ATGACCAAAAAACAAGACGGCAATCCATACGTAATAATTTTTGCCCTTTGGCTACTTGTATTTGCAGCAAGTAGTCAGGTCATGATTATCTCTCCTATTCTCCCCCGCATCAGCGAACAATTAGGGACCCCCCTTGAAATTCTGGGTAATCTCGTGACCGTTTATGCTGTTATGGTTGGTTTTTTTGCGATTATTATGGGCCCTCTTTCCGACAAAATCGGCCGCAGAAAGATTTTACTTATCGGTACCGGAGGCATTTCATTTTTTCTATTCTTGCATGGTTTTGTAGACACCTTTTTTGAGCTTTTGCTGGTACGTGCCTTGGCTGGAATGGCGGGTGGTGTTTTAAGCGGATCGGCCGTAGCCTATGTCGGGGATTATTTCCCTTATGAAAAACGGGGATGGGCCAATGGCTGGATTATGAGCGGTATAGCAATGGGACAAATATTGGGAATCCCTTTAGGAACTTTATTGGCAGATCTTTCCGGATTCAGAATTCCTTTTGTACTTTTTGGCGCAATTATGGCGCTTACATTTCTATTAATTCTGTTTAAGGTACCGCAACCAAACGTTCAGCTTTCAGCTGAAAAGGTTACTTTTAAGGGATCTTTGACTAAATATTATGACTTATTGAAACGTGCTGAAGTCAGGGCTGTAGCTTTTTCTTATGTATTGATGTTCTTAAGCATCTCTGTATTTGTGGTATACCTGCCTACATGGCTGGAGGAAACTTTTGGGGTAAGCGGTACAGCCATTGCTTCATTATTCTTTGTAGGCGGTATTGCCAACGTTATTACCGGGCCTATAGCCGGAAAAATATCTGACCGCATCGGGCGTAAAAAAATCATAATTATATCATGCATCGGACTTTCTATGGTGATGTTAATAACCACATATGTAATTACTGATTTTTGGATTGCCTATGTTATCTTCTTTGCTACCATGGTTCTAATTGCAATGCGGATCAGCCCATTCCAGGCATTATCTACCCAGCTTATTAAATCTGATAACCGGGGTTCTTTAATGAGCTTATTAGTAGCTATTGGTCAGGTGGGGTATGGCGTAGGAGGATCTGTTGCCGGACCGTTTTATGTAAAAAGCGGATATGTAAGTAATACTATTGTGGGAGCCGTTATGATTTTAATTATGGCTTACGTAGTATGGCGACATGTTCCGGAACCGGAATTGAAAGCACATCAATAA
- a CDS encoding type II secretion system F family protein encodes MAQFRLKAISQKGKVVQTEFEAENKKEAQQKVDRLSKTNGLKIQAIDEKRVYMYKAHRPGKPVVSGEQEAYSKEELEKALVKLGYKVKSINKKLFDFKGGVPHTEVVTFISLSADLLKQQLPYDEILNLLYEDTQNKRMKEVIKTIQKDLKDGKEGSEVYGKHEDIFGKFAAYMLSVASTSGNMALVFESTAKFLERDAEFKKNLRRALMMPAITVVAVIGVVLFYVGYIFPATAELFLEMDIMLPPMTAATLELSYWLRDNWVLILLSFVIPLSAFLYYIKTPKGKLNLDKYIIHIPVVGDLLHKTSIEIFARVFYTLYSGSGQNIEVIKVAAEACRNKYMEKQIKEVAIKKMLKDGAGLIESMEATGVFTVTALSRFRLGAESGALRENAKQLAEYYEVQTTYKMQSVIDMINLFINLFIMVALIAITIVSSESAVIQPNPGT; translated from the coding sequence ATGGCACAATTTAGGCTTAAAGCTATTTCTCAGAAAGGAAAAGTTGTACAAACTGAATTTGAAGCAGAGAACAAAAAGGAAGCACAGCAAAAGGTAGATCGCCTCTCCAAAACAAATGGCCTTAAAATTCAGGCGATAGATGAAAAGAGAGTGTACATGTACAAAGCCCATCGCCCGGGTAAGCCTGTGGTTTCAGGAGAGCAGGAAGCCTATAGTAAAGAGGAGTTGGAAAAAGCTCTCGTAAAACTTGGCTATAAGGTAAAAAGTATAAATAAGAAACTTTTTGATTTTAAAGGGGGAGTGCCGCATACAGAAGTAGTTACCTTTATTAGTCTTTCTGCCGACCTGTTAAAACAACAGCTTCCTTATGATGAAATATTGAACCTTCTTTATGAGGATACTCAGAACAAAAGAATGAAAGAGGTTATCAAAACCATCCAAAAGGATCTGAAGGATGGTAAAGAGGGTTCTGAGGTTTATGGGAAGCATGAAGATATTTTCGGAAAATTTGCTGCCTATATGCTTAGCGTGGCTTCCACATCAGGTAATATGGCGTTGGTTTTTGAAAGTACGGCTAAGTTCCTCGAAAGAGATGCTGAATTTAAAAAGAATCTCAGGCGTGCACTGATGATGCCCGCAATTACGGTGGTGGCTGTTATCGGTGTAGTTTTATTCTATGTAGGCTACATTTTTCCTGCAACAGCCGAATTATTCCTTGAAATGGATATTATGTTACCTCCAATGACCGCTGCTACTCTTGAGTTAAGTTATTGGCTTCGTGATAATTGGGTGCTGATTCTTCTCTCATTTGTAATCCCACTTTCTGCATTCTTGTATTATATAAAAACCCCCAAGGGTAAATTAAATCTGGACAAATATATAATTCATATACCGGTAGTGGGTGACCTGCTGCATAAAACCAGTATCGAGATTTTTGCCCGGGTATTTTACACTTTATACAGTGGTTCAGGCCAAAATATTGAGGTAATAAAAGTTGCCGCTGAGGCCTGTCGTAATAAGTATATGGAAAAACAGATTAAGGAGGTTGCTATCAAAAAGATGTTAAAAGACGGAGCAGGCTTGATAGAATCTATGGAAGCAACCGGTGTATTTACCGTAACAGCTTTAAGCCGGTTTCGTCTGGGGGCAGAATCGGGAGCACTTCGTGAAAATGCAAAACAACTGGCTGAGTATTACGAAGTTCAAACTACATACAAGATGCAGTCAGTAATTGATATGATTAACCTATTCATTAACTTGTTTATCATGGTTGCATTGATTGCTATTACAATTGTTTCTTCTGAATCAGCTGTTATTCAGCCAAATCCAGGTACATAA
- a CDS encoding ATPase, T2SS/T4P/T4SS family, translating to MGKINIRRHIGDILVNKGVITEEQLQKGLKILSEEPKESNRRLGQILSQDLGLSRHEVMKEIAGIYAFREVLENVDMIPGEVLDHIKENLEELPKEIIDELVHHKAVPYQKTKDSIVIAAADPSDPNIQSVLNKINFKQTELVYCKYESIEEILSKVYEQKNEFLDLLEEIDYEEPDLEKGQEEIDEEEIDAEINQSMLNSLIEGMLVESVRQGVSDMHIVPSSPTTTDIRFRVDGKLQLWYQQKNVKPEAISAVIKDKTRNVDRFERDASQDGFIQRQIDGIGIRYRVSIMPIVGKQFDRKFESIVIRVLDDRNVIRDLDKLGLQKNAKENFIKSIKKPSGIVIVTGPTGSGKSTTLVAALYFVIDPSKNVLTVEEPVEYIIEGARQLKISHHMTFDQSIRGILRHDPDIVLVGEMRDLKTAEIAIKLANTGHLTFSTLHTNDAPSAISRLFKMGVEPFLIANAVNLVVAQRLIRRLCNECKEEYKPHPESAKGIGFTDEELETTTFYKPGGCEKCNNTGYKGRAGIHEALYFSKEIKQLILDAGGDIDEGAIKNLAMSQGMLTLRGSGRERIKEGISTIEEVIAATIED from the coding sequence ATGGGTAAAATAAACATCCGCAGACATATTGGTGATATCCTTGTTAATAAGGGTGTCATTACGGAAGAGCAGTTGCAGAAAGGATTAAAAATCCTTTCTGAAGAGCCTAAGGAAAGTAATCGAAGGCTTGGACAGATTCTCTCTCAGGACTTAGGGCTTAGCAGGCATGAGGTTATGAAAGAGATTGCGGGTATTTATGCTTTCCGTGAAGTACTTGAAAATGTGGATATGATCCCCGGGGAAGTCCTTGATCATATCAAAGAAAATCTTGAAGAGCTTCCAAAGGAAATTATAGATGAATTGGTTCATCATAAGGCAGTACCCTATCAAAAAACCAAAGATTCTATAGTTATAGCGGCTGCTGACCCTTCTGATCCTAATATTCAAAGTGTATTAAATAAAATCAATTTCAAGCAAACGGAGTTGGTTTATTGTAAGTACGAGTCTATTGAGGAAATTCTATCAAAAGTATACGAGCAAAAAAATGAATTTTTGGATCTGCTCGAAGAAATTGATTACGAAGAACCTGATTTAGAAAAAGGTCAGGAAGAAATTGACGAGGAAGAGATTGATGCCGAAATCAATCAAAGCATGCTCAATTCCTTGATTGAAGGAATGCTGGTTGAGTCAGTGAGGCAAGGGGTGAGTGATATGCATATTGTACCGAGTTCACCGACTACCACTGATATTCGGTTTCGTGTAGACGGAAAACTGCAATTATGGTACCAACAAAAAAACGTAAAGCCTGAAGCTATTTCTGCAGTTATAAAAGATAAAACCCGGAATGTTGATCGTTTTGAACGGGATGCCTCTCAGGATGGATTTATACAGCGTCAGATTGATGGGATAGGTATACGTTATCGTGTTTCAATTATGCCTATTGTCGGGAAACAATTCGATCGAAAATTTGAATCGATTGTAATTCGGGTTTTAGATGATCGTAATGTAATCAGGGACTTAGACAAACTAGGTTTACAAAAAAATGCGAAAGAAAATTTTATAAAATCTATAAAGAAGCCATCCGGCATCGTTATTGTTACAGGGCCTACAGGTAGTGGTAAATCAACCACCTTGGTAGCTGCATTATATTTTGTAATCGACCCCTCGAAAAATGTACTAACCGTTGAGGAACCTGTTGAGTATATTATTGAGGGTGCCCGGCAATTGAAGATTAGCCACCATATGACTTTTGATCAGTCTATTCGCGGGATTTTACGTCATGACCCCGATATTGTATTGGTGGGTGAGATGCGGGATTTAAAAACTGCTGAAATTGCAATTAAGCTTGCAAATACCGGCCACTTAACGTTTTCAACCCTTCACACAAACGATGCACCCAGTGCTATTTCACGTTTATTTAAAATGGGGGTTGAACCTTTTTTGATTGCAAATGCGGTGAATTTGGTTGTTGCGCAGAGATTGATTCGAAGGCTTTGTAATGAATGTAAGGAGGAATACAAACCACATCCTGAATCCGCTAAAGGCATTGGATTTACGGATGAAGAACTTGAAACGACTACTTTTTATAAGCCAGGTGGATGTGAGAAATGTAATAATACAGGCTATAAAGGCCGTGCAGGTATTCATGAGGCACTCTACTTTTCCAAGGAGATAAAACAGTTGATATTGGATGCCGGTGGAGATATTGATGAAGGTGCCATAAAAAACTTAGCAATGTCTCAAGGGATGCTTACATTACGAGGGTCTGGCAGGGAACGGATTAAAGAAGGTATCTCTACAATTGAAGAGGTTATAGCAGCAACCATTGAAGATTAA
- a CDS encoding cyclic nucleotide-binding domain-containing protein: protein MSNEMSNSGDELMTDYIKKFLKEPPLLLKNFHYEDVLEFLQLGKEERFLADEIILNESEYVNSAYLVAEGKVSVWKDNIQLATLGEGNFLGEAFLFSKNNRMAKVTADGDCVLLRYERYEALNFFRKKPEKLFNIFTKNIIEIQQRKISNMNVQLLNLKKRLLNDTNW from the coding sequence ATGAGTAACGAGATGTCAAATTCCGGCGATGAGCTTATGACTGACTACATTAAGAAGTTTTTAAAAGAGCCACCGTTGCTTTTAAAAAACTTTCATTATGAGGATGTATTGGAATTTCTCCAGTTAGGAAAAGAAGAACGATTCCTGGCTGATGAAATCATTTTAAACGAATCAGAATACGTTAACTCAGCTTATTTGGTAGCAGAGGGGAAGGTGAGTGTATGGAAGGATAATATACAATTAGCTACATTGGGCGAGGGTAATTTTTTGGGTGAAGCTTTTCTTTTTAGTAAAAATAATAGAATGGCTAAAGTTACGGCAGACGGGGATTGTGTGCTTTTGAGGTATGAACGCTACGAGGCGTTAAATTTCTTTAGAAAAAAACCTGAAAAGCTGTTTAATATCTTTACAAAAAATATTATCGAGATACAGCAACGTAAGATCAGTAATATGAATGTTCAATTATTGAACCTAAAGAAGCGTTTACTCAACGACACAAACTGGTAA
- a CDS encoding ATPase, T2SS/T4P/T4SS family, whose translation MEAATANKKIEDLVQPVIDQVPRTMRGIDRHEAIGKVIDNLDEEQRDGLTAILESFLKKMLKNEASDIDIGGPGCDGKVWYRIFGDKSPAKKPVNLTLDQTNVLLHNAILPSQRKKLIAEKNLDFSYSIPLNEDKVQRFRADMYFDLEHLALNMRKIDNTIRPFKSLGAHTEVAKALSLKYYKYGLTLITGITGSGKSSTLDTIIDANNRTVDSHIVIIASPVELIHKPMKSVIRHREVGRDVDSFKEGAIQALRQDPDIIVIGELRDPETIMTALEITDSGHKTFGTLHTSSAMESIERILGEVPTEEQNRVRTRLADVLTCVISQKLVPSLDGKRVLAKEVLLVNASVRAAIRNNNISEIYQMLMEGGDKGMNTMEQDLKSLYNNGVISKENALNHANNKSKMVQLLSEVNY comes from the coding sequence ATGGAGGCGGCAACAGCAAATAAGAAAATAGAAGACTTGGTTCAACCGGTCATTGATCAGGTTCCACGCACAATGCGGGGGATAGATCGTCATGAAGCTATTGGAAAAGTTATAGATAACTTGGATGAAGAGCAGAGGGACGGACTTACGGCTATATTGGAAAGCTTTTTGAAAAAAATGCTAAAAAATGAAGCTTCTGATATTGATATTGGCGGTCCGGGCTGTGACGGAAAAGTCTGGTATAGGATTTTTGGTGATAAAAGTCCGGCTAAAAAACCTGTAAATCTTACTTTAGACCAAACTAATGTACTCTTACATAATGCAATTTTACCTTCTCAACGTAAAAAATTGATTGCCGAGAAAAACTTGGATTTTTCCTACTCCATTCCGCTTAATGAAGACAAGGTGCAACGTTTTCGGGCAGATATGTATTTTGATCTTGAGCATTTAGCTCTAAACATGCGTAAGATCGACAACACAATACGTCCATTCAAAAGCCTTGGAGCACACACAGAAGTTGCCAAGGCATTAAGTCTCAAGTATTATAAGTATGGTTTAACGCTTATTACAGGTATCACCGGTTCGGGTAAATCATCTACGCTTGATACCATTATTGATGCAAATAACAGGACTGTTGATTCGCATATTGTGATTATTGCTTCACCTGTTGAACTTATCCATAAACCTATGAAATCAGTAATACGGCATAGGGAGGTCGGCAGGGATGTAGATTCATTTAAAGAAGGGGCTATACAGGCTTTACGTCAGGATCCTGATATCATTGTAATTGGTGAGCTTAGGGATCCTGAGACAATTATGACAGCTCTTGAGATTACAGATTCTGGCCATAAAACCTTTGGTACACTTCACACCTCGTCTGCAATGGAAAGTATCGAGCGTATTTTAGGTGAGGTGCCAACAGAAGAACAAAATCGAGTTCGCACCCGATTAGCTGATGTACTTACATGTGTAATCAGTCAAAAGCTGGTCCCAAGTTTGGACGGTAAACGCGTATTAGCGAAGGAAGTACTGTTGGTAAATGCTTCAGTAAGAGCTGCTATTAGGAATAATAATATCAGTGAGATTTATCAAATGCTCATGGAGGGTGGCGATAAAGGTATGAATACTATGGAACAAGACCTGAAAAGCTTGTACAATAACGGTGTCATATCAAAGGAAAATGCACTCAATCATGCTAACAATAAATCGAAAATGGTTCAGCTTCTAAGTGAAGTTAATTATTAA
- a CDS encoding type II and III secretion system protein, translating to MKATLDKLGSLSIFLMVLIAATAIPQHGSAQIIDPLREYTNPDEIVAFNKSTTYNEAIEIINTFAQEYENKFIVDKSAYSGELGVNLPAMHWKDALEYIMRFQDLELTEYAEFYEITTPAPSTPGTTTPSTSQQTGGRAQVGGQAGEAIRATTGTREIRINATFFEGNKRALQEIGIDWSTLTSDVPENIGDFVSGDGGEAIPSSDFNDQFVAVNSLNAASVSQNAFNAVVNLGEFGPGISVQALFSAFEADNLGKVLATPSIKVVDGQEGNIQVGQDFSIKQRDIAGNVTDNFVNTGTILNVTPQIITYGDTSFVYLDLEVERSTAQPDVVSTIINKQEATTSAILLDGESTYVAGLYRTEETSVRRGIPILKDLPGWFFGLRYLFGYNSKDFLENELIIIVQAEIIQPVSERINNKLLTKRDILASTRDRMRTDLDRVFTEDQPQRDLIEESPSDEQTTETDAKAEKVEEEDTQETETEETTDIAEEEQEEEPVEDLTMQVDRPELMVVVPRAFNLEEYLEYRENGGEGEIEDDVSDLEYFIIGGSFLVPSNAENFKNMLEKEGYETRILFNPETRFNYVAFEAYKDYDTAKARTIKIRNTFNDEAWIFRLQDN from the coding sequence ATGAAAGCAACACTCGATAAATTAGGTTCATTATCCATTTTTTTAATGGTGTTGATTGCTGCTACAGCAATTCCACAGCATGGTTCAGCTCAAATAATTGATCCATTGCGAGAATATACCAATCCTGATGAAATTGTAGCATTCAATAAAAGTACGACCTACAATGAAGCAATAGAAATCATCAATACTTTTGCCCAGGAGTACGAAAATAAATTTATTGTGGACAAATCTGCTTACAGCGGTGAGCTTGGAGTGAACCTTCCGGCTATGCATTGGAAAGATGCTCTAGAATACATTATGCGATTTCAGGATCTGGAACTGACAGAATATGCTGAATTTTACGAAATTACCACACCGGCACCTTCTACTCCCGGTACTACCACACCTTCAACAAGCCAGCAGACAGGTGGCAGGGCACAAGTTGGCGGACAAGCAGGAGAGGCAATAAGAGCTACTACCGGTACTCGAGAAATCAGGATCAATGCCACCTTCTTTGAAGGTAATAAACGAGCGCTTCAGGAAATTGGAATTGACTGGTCAACATTAACTAGTGATGTACCTGAAAATATCGGAGATTTTGTAAGTGGGGATGGGGGCGAGGCCATCCCGTCTTCAGATTTTAATGACCAGTTTGTAGCTGTAAATTCCTTAAACGCTGCCAGTGTGTCCCAGAATGCATTTAATGCCGTTGTAAACCTTGGAGAGTTTGGCCCGGGAATTAGTGTTCAAGCTTTATTTAGTGCGTTTGAAGCTGACAATTTAGGTAAAGTGTTGGCAACCCCGTCTATTAAAGTTGTTGATGGTCAAGAAGGTAATATACAAGTAGGACAAGATTTTTCTATTAAACAAAGGGATATTGCCGGAAATGTAACAGATAATTTTGTTAACACAGGGACTATTTTAAATGTAACTCCCCAAATTATTACCTACGGTGATACTTCGTTTGTTTATTTAGATCTGGAAGTAGAGCGTTCTACAGCACAGCCTGATGTGGTAAGTACGATCATTAATAAGCAGGAAGCTACCACATCTGCTATACTGCTTGATGGTGAGTCAACTTATGTTGCAGGCTTATATCGCACAGAGGAAACCTCGGTAAGAAGGGGGATTCCGATATTGAAGGATTTACCCGGTTGGTTTTTTGGGTTGAGATATTTGTTTGGATATAATTCCAAAGATTTTCTTGAAAATGAGCTTATCATTATTGTCCAAGCTGAGATTATTCAGCCTGTCTCTGAACGCATAAATAATAAGCTTCTGACTAAAAGAGATATCCTGGCTAGTACTCGTGATAGGATGCGGACTGATTTAGACCGTGTTTTTACTGAAGATCAACCACAAAGAGATTTAATTGAAGAATCTCCTTCAGATGAACAAACAACTGAAACAGATGCAAAAGCTGAAAAAGTTGAAGAGGAAGATACTCAGGAAACCGAAACTGAAGAGACAACAGATATAGCGGAAGAAGAACAAGAGGAAGAACCTGTTGAAGATTTAACGATGCAGGTCGACCGTCCGGAATTAATGGTTGTAGTCCCAAGAGCCTTCAATCTTGAAGAGTATCTAGAGTACCGGGAGAATGGCGGAGAAGGGGAAATTGAGGACGATGTCTCAGATTTAGAATATTTTATAATTGGCGGATCATTTCTGGTTCCAAGTAATGCGGAGAATTTTAAAAATATGCTAGAGAAAGAAGGGTATGAAACCCGAATTCTCTTTAATCCGGAAACACGCTTTAACTACGTGGCCTTCGAAGCATATAAGGATTATGATACTGCTAAAGCCAGAACCATAAAGATCAGAAACACTTTTAATGATGAAGCCTGGATTTTTAGATTACAGGACAATTAA
- a CDS encoding alpha/beta hydrolase, with amino-acid sequence MLYYKEYKSSEERDWVVFVHGAGGSSSIWFSQLRDFKKHFNVLMIDLRGHGKSKDLLQKYYEEDYSFEFISKDILEVLDHLKIEKAHFIGVSLGTIIIRTIGEIAPERVKSAILCGAITRLNVRSRILVFLGHMFKRFIPYMWLYKFFAWIIMPRKRHAKSRNLFIREAKKLYQKEFLRWFKLTNEVNPLLKYFKEKEVESPMLYIMGSEDHMFLPPVQQIVNKHKNSTLQVIKNCGHVCNVERPGAFNRLSIQYLKQHS; translated from the coding sequence ATGTTGTATTATAAAGAATATAAATCATCTGAAGAGAGAGACTGGGTTGTTTTCGTACATGGCGCGGGTGGCAGCTCTTCTATTTGGTTTAGCCAACTAAGAGATTTTAAAAAACACTTTAATGTGTTGATGATAGATTTACGTGGACACGGTAAATCCAAGGATCTGCTTCAAAAATATTATGAAGAAGATTACTCTTTTGAATTTATCAGTAAAGATATCCTTGAAGTTTTAGATCACCTTAAAATCGAAAAAGCTCATTTTATAGGTGTTTCCCTGGGAACTATAATTATAAGAACGATTGGAGAAATTGCTCCTGAGCGTGTCAAGTCAGCTATTCTATGCGGGGCCATTACAAGATTAAATGTGCGCTCACGTATTCTTGTTTTCTTAGGGCATATGTTTAAACGATTTATTCCTTATATGTGGCTATACAAGTTTTTCGCTTGGATTATTATGCCTCGTAAACGGCATGCAAAGTCTCGGAACTTATTTATTAGGGAAGCAAAAAAATTATATCAAAAAGAATTTTTACGTTGGTTTAAGCTTACCAATGAAGTAAATCCTTTACTTAAGTATTTTAAGGAAAAAGAAGTTGAGTCCCCCATGCTATATATAATGGGCAGTGAGGATCACATGTTTTTACCACCAGTACAGCAAATTGTCAATAAGCACAAAAATTCTACGCTCCAAGTCATTAAAAATTGTGGGCATGTTTGCAATGTAGAACGTCCGGGGGCGTTCAACCGACTATCTATACAGTATTTAAAACAACACTCTTAG